AGACTATTTTGAGCCAACCTTGGCTGTCTCCTTGTCTAGTGAACCTGATATGGCAAGACCTATTGATGTGCATCACTCTGAAGCTGAAGTTGAACAAGAAGAAATCTTTCCTACTCCACCTGAAACCATCAAAACAGGGGGAGTTGTTGGACATCAAGGTATTTCTTCGTCTATCTTTACTAGTGATGTGAGTCGTTCTGCAGCAAATCCAGATGATGTGTATCCCTCTCATTATCCTGAAGCATCCACTCATAGTCATGATGGACAATTTGCTAAAGATCCCTCCATTCTCAAAACTTATGGAATCAACTCTGCTAGACCTAGTGCTGCAACAGCTCAAACAGCAGACTTTTCGAGACTACTAGAGATTCTATTGGATGTAAGGAAACAGCAATATGCTATGAGGTATGAGATGCAGGATCTCAAGAACACTTTCATGGCTACTTCAATATCTTTGCAAGATCAGTTAAACGCCCTGAAGACTCAAGTGCAAGATCATGTGAAGGGTGAAGATTTACAGCAACTAAAGGAGACCATTGGGAAGCTTGAGAAGACAATGAATTCCATGAGAGAATTCCAGCTTGTTCGCCATCCTAAACAGCcttgattttctctcttttcacacAACTTTTTGTTCTCCACATTTtactgttgacaaaaagggggagaagtttgatgcagatttgacttttgttttggatttgatttggattttttgtttggacttatcttttgaTTGGTTGTGGTTTGGACTGCttgatttgatcttttaatGCTTGCAATAACTTAAGCTATGTTAGTGATTATGAAATGGATAGTTTTTTGCAAGACTAACTTGTTTTTTTATGGTTGCAGAATCGTTGCTATCCATATCCTaatctacttttctttttatgagatatcttgtgttgcttaagtgttgttttgcaggttaaaagttttcaaatctgcaggaaagttttgtcaccataaaaaagggggagattgttggagaaaacttttttatttgttttgaagttgacaaaacgtttccatcagtctagtctgaagacttgcagactctatcgtcaaagccTGAAAACCTCCaaactcaagacttaaagtctaccctcattgaTAGCTTTCAGACCaatgaagaaaagatttatctaaTGAAGAAATCTTATTCAAATGCGAGCATAtatttaaggatttggttcgtacggttgaagaagatcccacggctggagatagcatcccatgatcaattattcttattgaaatcaatttggataattagatttgttgattggcgaagtatacttggaaggttctacttatggaaacatagatcctgattgtatggatgaacaggattggtgggctatcatcatattccttaaataacttgagatctccctaattgattctatccaacgggttgattggaagaactcctttggaatgtgccaacggttatattggcatgaatgagtatataaggaaaacgctcaagttattcgagagtgtgtatgaaagaaaaattccaaaatccgAAGCTCCTAGTTCTTTGTTGATTCAATTATTGAGCTTTAATTGTGCTCAAGAGAGAGAGTTTAAACACTTGTGATACCTTGAGGAAATGTGGTTGAATTTCCccactgtgaaatcaaggacgtgagactataaaatctctttttgatcttagtggaatccagccagtaggctgtcagtgcgggagagtggacgtaggcttggtctaagcctaaccactataaacttcgtgttctcattctctttccctaatctctttattttaataCGTAGTCTTATATAACTATTTTTAGTCTTTTATATCTTCAGTCTGTTATTCTCAAAAAtcgaattaagttgttaaattttgcaataaattttttaacacattcaccccccctctaggtgttcttactagccctatcaaatataatcacaaaaaataaaaattcaaaaaatatttaatataattgaaatttatCGTGAAGAGGCAACCGGCCTCCAACCGAATGGACTCGCAAGGGTGCCTGATGGCTTTTCAAACCAAGGGGATCCCAACGTGCCACACCTCAAgcagcgccgccgccgccgccgccgcctcctttgCTACGCACtgctccctctttctcttcttgtcTTGGCCTTGTGCGACGGGGTGGTGGGCGGGTTGTCTTCCTTTGAGGGTAGTGTCGGGGGCGACGGTTGACATGGGTGGAGTGGAGGGAAGCGCATGTCATCTCATGGCACCGATCGAATCACAGACATTAGTCTAAACGAAGATGATGAATTTGACAGAAGAAAACGGAGATGAAGAATTCGAAGGAAAACGAAGGATGAAGGAAGGATTCGGGGGGTTGCAAGAATGGCGGGCGACGAGGGGGATAAAAGTGGGGAAGAGAGGGATGGCTTCGAAGGCGGCCAATGCAATCCCCACCGTCCGTCCATTTGTGCCCCTCCCCGATTGCtttccctccaaaaaaaaaaaaaaaacccctctctctctactttaaaaaataaaaattgtaaatctGATTAATAGCCCAGTACATGCGGGCCGGGTTGGATATTAGGCTTACCAATCATTGCTTGGAGCTGTTTGatgaattcaaaaattttcaatgaattaaACCGTAGCCCAATTTTACCCTCTCTATTAGTTGAACCAGAGAAGAGGAACAAAGCCTTCATATTCGAGGTCTTTCGGTTGGAAAATGAGAAGTGTAGTAGGATCATTAAGGACACTTGGAATAAACTGGCCTAGTTGCTGAGGATTCGGAACTAAAATTAAAAGCTGTGTCATTAGCTTTAGCCAAATGGAGCAAGATAACTTTTCTAAACAACCGGAAGCGGATTAATGACCTGAGAGATGAGTTGCAAGGAGAAAGTAATTTCTAGAGCTTATCTGCACACATAAATAAATAGTAGGAACTTACAGAACAAATAGAGAATTTGTGCAAACAGATGTACTGGGGCTTGAGATCGAGAATAGAGTGGCTGAAGTGGGGTggtaaaaatacaaaatatttccatGCCACAGCCATTGGGAGAAGGCAGCGAAATAGAATTTCCATGTTGAAAAATGCAGGTGATACTTGGAACCGAGACCCAACAAGATTGAAGGTTATGACAATGATTCCTAAGCTCTTCTAGTAAGTCAATATGTCTTCGATGAACACCACAATAAATCTATTTATACACTCTTTGAATACTCTGTTGatcaaacacatgaaagtagaAGGCGCATCTATTAATCTAAGAGGCTTGATAAGAAATTTCTAATGACCATATTTTGCTCTAAAAATAATTCTAGGAtcatcatctctttttctttttcaagtttaGAAAGTGTCATTCAAAGTAGTACCTTAAAAAAATGATGCATCAAGTATCTAATCAATACCAAAACCAATTTCTCTATAAGAACACAAGCCCGATAGATTCTTAAGAAACACATCAGATAACAACGATACTTTCcaacttcaaaacattcttttttatatcttttaaatCCGCAGATAATCACAATAGTATCACAAAGTGAGGATAACCAAACAACCCCTAAAATAACAtcgagaatatatatatttaactcCACTAGATTTCCATGCGACTCTTTATTATTCATCTGAAACACACTTCTTGAACACGTGAGCCGCAACTAAGAAATCATTACTTTATAATCCTCAGTTAAATCAATTTAGGGCTCATCTCTTGCTCCGTGCAAATCACCACAATGACTCTTTATCTCTTTCTTGAAATTGCACCTTGAGAACCTTAAGATCCATTCTTCATATCAAAAGTAACAACTCATTTGCCCTTGATACACTTTATAAAGCCAAATAAGCTTCTCCAAATCAAGATCCAAGCATGGACTGAAAATGAATCATCCATTCCAGTACTTAACAAAAGATTGACGCATTCTAACATACAACCTCACAGCATCTTTACAAAATCTACCCAATAAAAGATCATAATCAAAAATCTGATACTACAAAATGTCACGCCCAAAACCATCACGAATAGGAGATGAGACGGCTGTCCTTCCACCCAAAGGGCACGGCCTCAAAGCTcccaaaaaaaattcctaaagtCTCCTTGTCGTTATCGCTCTCATACTACTTATTGTTAGATGAGgaacttgaaaacaaaaaacaaaaaaacaaaaaaaaaaagtttggaatataAAGGGGTGAGCAACCACGGCTCAACGAGTAATACATCTGTTCTAATCGGATCGAACACCATTATGCACACTCGCAACCAAAAACCACAACTCTTTtaatccaaaatttaaaatataacaaacatataataagaaaataagttacCTATGCTTCAACATAGTTGTATTTATAGTagaaatattcattttataataatatcaaaacaaatatcaataatcaaatccattcattaatttcatcaattcaCACGTCAATaatctattccattgattaatcccATGTCAtacatcaatggtctattccatttaTTAATCTCATATGAAACCACACGTCAATAATCTATTCTAATGATTAATCTCAAATCACATGTCGATTGTCCATTTCATCGACTAAATTCAAATCACATATCAATAGTacactccattgaccaatctcttgttcaatatcaaaccatggtcaTGATATAACGACTAGTGACAATGCGACCAAAATTTTCCCTTGGCAAgatctccacctattattagccggtggctCGACCCACAAGGACATCCTAAGTATACATACCCACAAGCCCCTCACTAGACTCATAGCAATATTGAACATAACACCCTCCACAATCCACAAAGCAAATCTagaattcatttcatatatcataaAAAGCTTTCGCAATGCAATTCATCTACTAGAAATAGACTCGTCTCATTAACTAATTTTACAAATCAAACTGaatcaaatgcatgtcataaAGCATTTCACAAATCGATATCTCTATAACATTCCATAAACCATTTCAAAATCAAGAGcttttttgtaaaaatgtttTGCGATGTCAAAATATATAAGATTTCTCAACTTCATTTCTtaaacaaaacatatttttccACCAACCAGTTCTTACACAATTCACAAATATCAAATTATAGTAAGTGTCTAATTcatattttatgcaacaaatatgCTACCAAACAAGCACTTGAGGAATTCAAGCAAACACAAAATCAAGTAAGGACACCTCCATCACAAGAGCAAGAAATGGCAAATATGGACAATCCCGCACAATCCTCTCAGGAATCATATACTTAGGCATCCTATGCCCAATGGGAAGGTACCCTATCTCTTGGAATGGACTCCAGCACAATCTCTCATTATGCCCAAGTCTCTCATTATGCCCAAATAGCAAATTGGCCCCAACCAGTCATGCTCGCCAACACTCCGGGATCCTCCAGAATTCATGAAGAAGAACATGCCTCAAGCAATCAAAGTATGTGGGATGCCCTAATCTCTCAAAGGGAATCCTCTCATAATACCAATTGTCCTCCTGATGACATTGGAATGGAACAACACTACGAGAAAGAACGGCTTGCATGACATAGCTTCAATGATTCAAATTATCACTATAACTCTCGAGATGGCAAATAAGACTTGTACCGAAAGTTATTGTAGCACAAGTCATTATAATAAAATACTGTAGCAATATGTTAGGGAAATTACTATTCATAGTCATCGTTCATATCACCTATAATAATTCCCGACCAGGAATTCCGGAGCCTTTGTGTGTTTTAAGACCCATGAGTTTGGTCTTTGTTTTTTATGACAtcttaatgcctataaaagataaagaggatgtaatgttttgggcaAAGTCCTTGAAGTAAAGTATGTGCTTATGAAAttctctctgtgtctctctacacacatcttcttctccaacttAGTACGATCCTTTGAGAAATGCAGCTCGGTTAAGTTAGAGATGTTACTTTCCTAGCATCTTTGAGCATCTCTAATCCAAATTTTTGAATAGTTCACAGCTAAAAGTCAGCTCCTGAAAGGCTTGAATAGAGGTTCGCCTGTTATGGGTTAACATACCTGCTACAACTGACCTAGTCTTCCCTGATTCTGAGAATAAATCCCCTTTATAAAAATTCTTAGAAAAGATAGCACTACTCACCTCGAAACGCCTACGACCAAATAACAAATATTACTCAAATCGCCGAATTCGCGATCCTATTAGATAAGCGACAAACAATGTTAAAATCAAGTAATGCATTACCTAAACTACGAAACGGCTATACTACCAATCACATACCCAAAGCAATTATTCAAGCCATTCGCAATGAAAAGCTTGAGTGCGAACTTTATCACGCCCGGATTTCTCCACCGAACTCCGTTTCAAACATATTTATAGTCAATAAAAAGCGCTTTCAACATACTACTCCCAACTTAGTTACCCCAAAACTCACCAGAAATGGCTGAAATTCAGCCATGAATATTTCTGTTCGAAACTTGACagcacttgtgacaaatttcgaaatttcattTTGGGTAAGTCGTAATTTCAAATCGAGATCCCCTTAAAATCTTACAGTTTCACGTCACCCTAAACTATCGTCTCTATATGAATACATAGTTCAACAACATAAAAATCAGACTTTGTCGCACAAatctttaataatttcgaatttctagTCCTAAATCCAAAACTACTCCGGTTGAACGAATGAGGGCACAAGCACTTACCAAGCATCGGGATACAGTGTTGAGTCGGCTTGGCATATTGTCTGGATCATTAGGGCCGAATTTGCCCCTTCTCccgctttcttctttctcctttccttttgactcttttttctttatctccctctcttcttttcctttttctctgccGGACcgtccttctttctttttcttttatctcctcatttttcttcaaaagttctCCCAAGAGTGGGAGGGAGATAGCGTAGAGGCAAAGCAATCTGAGTGATTGCATCTCCCACCCAAACTttcatatctcaatcaatccaatcgataGCCAGggtgaaggaagaaggagaagaagcagaggaagaagcagaggaagaggaagaagaagtggaagaggCAGATATGGGAGTGCTGTCCAACAATATCAAAAGGGACCAACTCAAGCCTGGGGATCACATCTACTCTTGGCGTCACTTTTACCTCTACTCCCACCACGGCAcgttccctttttctctctttttccaatgcaatctttttcgcgacgatgatgatgatggtggtggggATGATTTCGCCTCAACtcctctgctttttttttttttcgctatAAAATTGCTCTATTCTTCACATGATTGATAATGTCCTTTCCTAGTTTCATATATAGGATCTTTGCCCCCGTGCGTCTGTCAGAGAGGTCGTTTTCCTTCTCTTGGTGGATTTTCTATCCGGTTTTTACCACTTCTGCTAATATAGATTGTGGCAACGTTGCTGATTTTTGTATAAAAGGAGATGTTTTAAGATGAGTCGTCGTATTCAACGTGACAGAGAGATTGAATCCCCTTGACCCTTTTGGTAGTCCGCCACCCCTTTGTCCCCCCTTGCTTAGCTTGTGCTCCCTCTATTTCTGAATTGTTGGTTACTCCTGTCAACTGAAGGAGGTCGAATTCTTTCCATCCTTTGATCGTCCGGATTATGTTCTTTACAAGCACGTACCGTCTATGGACTTAGCTGCTTTCGCATACTGAAAAGATTGTCGCTTTTGAGTTCACGAACAGGAATATACGATACTGAAGGGAAGGTTATTCACTTCACTCGAGGGGCAGGACACGAAATCGGCAGGGGTACTGTGTTAGACCGCATCATTTCGAGCTCATGTCCCACTCCTCCCATCAGCACAGAATGTGAGATATGCGGAGATCAGTCGAGGCTTGATGGTGTCATCTCTTCGTGCATCGACTGCTTCCTTTCAGGTGGAAACCTCTACCTCTTTGAGTACGGCGTGTCCCCTGTTTTCCATCTTGCTAGCGCTCGAGGAGGGACTTGCACCCTTGCGAAATCTGACCCCCCTGAAGATGTGCTTCACCGTGCCTCTTACCTCCTCCAGAATGGCTTCGGAGGCTACAATCTTTTCAAGAACAACTGTGAGGACTTTGCTGTCTACTGTAAAACGGGTCTGCTTGTGGAGACAGCAATTAGCGAAGGCCGAAGTGGGCAAGCAGCAGCTTTTCAGGCTGCTACAAGTGCTGTCGGGTCCTTTCCACTTGGATACTTGACGACCCGTGTTACTGGTCTGGCAGTTAGTGGTCTGGCAGTTGAAGGTCTGGTGAGTTATGGCAGCTATTGCGTCAGTCGTTTGGTCTCTGACATTGGGTTTCGCCATGATGCGGTTAAAGTACCGGTCGAAAGACTTGTGGATCAATCTCATTTATGTGATCCCCAAGCTGCTATGAATAGTCCGTTGTATTGGGGTTCGCCATGACGTGGTTAAAGTACCGGCCGAAAGACTTATGGATCAATCTCATTTGTGTGATCCCCAAGCTGCTGTGGATATTCCCACCCCCAGTCGTATTGTCATAGCCGAGATTGACTAAAGATTGCACGCTGCAATTTGCCGGCAGTCTCCACCAGAACTTTGCCGGCAGTGGAGATGAAAACACTCTGCAAAATATACGCTTTAACTCTTTGTGGGATGTTACTTCTGCAAACTATACCCAGTAGAAATTTTAAGTACTCTTCAAACTGCAGCTTTGTCGGATTTGCCATCAGAGGTCCTTGAGATGTTTGGGTGTGTGTAGTCTTGTTTCTTGTTGTGTAAACGAACTGATCGGATTTGCTTTCAACAGGATATGACCTGATGATCGTCATCATCTCTGTATAGAAGTAAAGTCGCAAGAGAAAGTGGTTCTACCGTTCTCTGCAATTCTGATATTTCTGCTTCTGGATTGTTTTTAAGACGCTTTTTGAGCAAATCTTGTTTGACCATCAGAA
This Eucalyptus grandis isolate ANBG69807.140 chromosome 7, ASM1654582v1, whole genome shotgun sequence DNA region includes the following protein-coding sequences:
- the LOC104452420 gene encoding uncharacterized protein LOC104452420, whose amino-acid sequence is MGVLSNNIKRDQLKPGDHIYSWRHFYLYSHHGIYDTEGKVIHFTRGAGHEIGRGTVLDRIISSSCPTPPISTECEICGDQSRLDGVISSCIDCFLSGGNLYLFEYGVSPVFHLASARGGTCTLAKSDPPEDVLHRASYLLQNGFGGYNLFKNNCEDFAVYCKTGLLVETAISEGRSGQAAAFQAATSAVGSFPLGYLTTRVTGLAVSGLAVEGLVSYGSYCVSRLVSDIGFRHDAVKVPVERLVDQSHLCDPQAAMNSPLYWGSP